In Salifodinibacter halophilus, the following proteins share a genomic window:
- a CDS encoding winged helix-turn-helix transcriptional regulator, with the protein MSQDKIFEALASSPRRQILAFLSERELSAGDIAARFEMSAP; encoded by the coding sequence ATGTCGCAGGACAAGATCTTCGAAGCCCTGGCCTCGTCGCCGCGCCGGCAGATCCTGGCCTTCCTGTCCGAGCGCGAACTCAGCGCCGGCGACATCGCCGCGCGGTTCGAGATGAGCGCGCCGG